Proteins co-encoded in one Thermoplasmata archaeon genomic window:
- a CDS encoding cation:proton antiporter produces MINTTTEFIVGLFLLVALGVLVGELFTHLGQAALVGQLLVGVILGPTLLGPALGLSAITPEFTGLETLATFFILMMAGLTINPRQLREVGTPAVLLGVGIFFVPFLAGAGIVHLLYPSFSSLLDLYVALTVSITALPVLAIMLQEFELLDTPFGAFLLSASVVNELCAVTVFAILLRIGSGGAGGSLAAAGLAVGAVLLFLGSILAVYLVLRWAVSRPRWGRFVQRFRSTWHSREAGFALLIIAGLASALYSQYLGLTFVVGAFYAGIIVTPEITGRTVHRSIITIFEAVSWGFFIPLFFVLVGYGTDFLELGTSIVALIAFAALTIYAVVSKFLVGSAVGLTLRRSSEESFAIGFLVVSRGAVELAMAVILLDAGIFTTTIFTIVAGVGLITTIVAPIGARPLIRAMQASAHRARRDAERGGPASWTRELPVPTRPEDDRPALPRASR; encoded by the coding sequence ATGATCAACACCACCACCGAGTTCATCGTCGGGCTGTTCCTCCTGGTCGCGCTGGGCGTCCTGGTCGGCGAGCTGTTCACGCACCTCGGCCAGGCCGCCCTCGTCGGTCAGCTCCTGGTCGGGGTGATCCTTGGCCCGACGCTCCTCGGCCCGGCGCTCGGGCTCAGCGCGATCACGCCGGAGTTCACGGGCCTGGAGACGCTGGCGACGTTCTTCATCCTCATGATGGCCGGTCTCACCATCAATCCCCGACAGCTGCGCGAGGTGGGCACGCCCGCCGTGCTGCTCGGCGTCGGGATCTTCTTCGTCCCGTTCCTCGCCGGTGCCGGGATCGTCCACCTCCTCTACCCGTCCTTCAGCTCGCTGCTCGACCTCTACGTCGCGCTCACGGTGTCGATCACCGCGCTCCCCGTCCTCGCGATCATGCTGCAGGAGTTCGAGCTCCTGGACACCCCGTTCGGAGCGTTCCTGTTGAGCGCCTCGGTGGTCAACGAGCTGTGCGCGGTCACGGTCTTCGCGATCCTGCTGCGGATCGGCAGCGGCGGCGCCGGCGGGAGCCTCGCGGCCGCGGGGCTCGCGGTCGGGGCGGTCCTGTTGTTCCTCGGGTCGATCCTCGCCGTCTACCTCGTGCTGCGCTGGGCGGTGAGCCGGCCCCGATGGGGTCGCTTCGTCCAGCGCTTCCGCTCGACGTGGCACTCGCGCGAGGCCGGATTCGCCCTGCTGATCATCGCGGGCCTGGCGTCGGCCCTCTACTCCCAGTACCTCGGCCTGACGTTCGTCGTCGGCGCCTTCTACGCCGGCATCATCGTGACGCCCGAGATCACGGGCCGCACGGTCCACCGCTCGATCATCACCATCTTCGAGGCCGTGAGCTGGGGGTTCTTCATTCCGCTGTTCTTCGTGCTCGTGGGCTACGGCACCGATTTCCTCGAGCTCGGCACGTCGATCGTCGCCCTCATCGCGTTCGCCGCGCTCACGATCTATGCGGTGGTCTCGAAGTTCCTGGTCGGCTCCGCCGTCGGCCTCACGCTCCGACGCTCGTCCGAGGAGTCGTTCGCGATCGGCTTCCTCGTGGTCAGCCGGGGAGCGGTCGAACTGGCCATGGCGGTGATCCTGCTCGACGCCGGGATCTTCACCACGACGATCTTTACGATCGTCGCCGGCGTGGGCCTGATCACGACGATCGTGGCGCCGATCGGCGCGCGCCCGTTGATCCGCGCGATGCAGGCGTCCGCCCACCGCGCGCGACGCGACGCGGAGCGCGGCGGGCCGGCCTCGTGGACCCGGGAGCTGCCCGTGCCCACGCGCCCCGAGGACGACCGGCCCGCG